A stretch of DNA from Prochlorococcus marinus str. SB:
CATTAGCTGAGATCAATGGAAAAATAATTTTTAAAGAAAACTACTACTTTGATGAAATTGGCAAAACAGCCATATTGTTAAATCATGAAAATGTAGTTTCAGATCTAAATGATATTAAAAAAAGACATTGTGATATTGGAAAATCATTAACCTTAAAATGGAAAGTAGCACTAAAAAATAACCATGAGGAAGAAGCAAAATTAGAAGAAATTTTAAGCAAAATAGGTAATAATATTAAGTTAAGGATAGATGCTAATGGTTCTTGGGGAAGAGACATAGCTAATAGATGGGCTGATATTTTGAAAGATAATAAAAATATAGATTGGTTAGAGCAACCTCTCTGTGTTGATGATATTGATGGACTAACAGAACTCAACAAAAAAATCCCTATAGCCTTAGACGAATCACTTTTAAAATTTCCAACTTTGATTGATGAGTGGAAGGGTTGGCAAATTAGAAGGCCTTCTCAAGAAAATAATCCAGTTAAACTTTTAAGAGAATTAGAAAATAAAAAAGCTTTAATATCTATAAGTACCTCATTTGAAACTGGAATAGGAAAGAGATGGCTCCATCATTTATCTTCTCTACAATTACAAGGACCAACTCCAAAAGTTCCTGGTTTAGCTATGAATAAATTCCCTAATTCGTTTCTATTTTTAAATGAAGCAAAAAAGATATGGGATCTCCTATGAAAAATAAAATTCATACTATTGAAGTTGAAAATAACGAAACTCAATCTGTAGAAAAAATTCTTGAAAAAATTAGGGAGAATAAAATTATATATGTAAAAAACAAATTTTATGAAGACGAAGATGTATTAGATTCAATTACTGAAAATGGGCCAGCAATTATCTTAAAAAGTAGTGGGAGTTCTGGAAAACCGAGACAATGTTTTCACCATTTAAATAATCTTATATTATCTGCAACTACATCAGGTCAATGGCTAATAGAGCAAGGATTTGAATTACAAAACTGCTTAATTTTAAATACTTTACCCCTGAACCATATAAGTGGATTAATGCCAATTTTTAGAAGTCAAACTTGGGGATGTCATTGTATTAATATTTCTCCGAATTTGATAAAAAAAACACGAGAACTTTTACTTT
This window harbors:
- a CDS encoding o-succinylbenzoate synthase: MNLIFQKKSYSFKLSAKVENSKTNYHTKSGWIIKLISNDEKIGFGEVSPLHKKDLKKCAKQLDMIPEYIEEFNLSEQINIFHPCIQSAINSALAEINGKIIFKENYYFDEIGKTAILLNHENVVSDLNDIKKRHCDIGKSLTLKWKVALKNNHEEEAKLEEILSKIGNNIKLRIDANGSWGRDIANRWADILKDNKNIDWLEQPLCVDDIDGLTELNKKIPIALDESLLKFPTLIDEWKGWQIRRPSQENNPVKLLRELENKKALISISTSFETGIGKRWLHHLSSLQLQGPTPKVPGLAMNKFPNSFLFLNEAKKIWDLL